A section of the Eublepharis macularius isolate TG4126 chromosome 1, MPM_Emac_v1.0, whole genome shotgun sequence genome encodes:
- the MRPL49 gene encoding 39S ribosomal protein L49, mitochondrial isoform X3, producing the protein MSQESAELSHGNLQYPGIVESTEEYRFVERLIPPTRVPEPPKHGTYPTPSGWRPPQDPPPAFPYFVRRSRMHNIPVYRKMTHGCRKLTVIRKIEGDIWALEKEVKEFLTELSGKTPPTQVNEIACFILIKGYFDEELKKWLMDKGF; encoded by the exons ATG AGCCAGGAGTCAGCTGAACTCAGCCATGGAAACTTACAGTATCCAGGGATTGTTGAATCTACTGAGGAATATAGATTTGTGGAGAGGCTCATACCTCCCACCAGAGTACCTGAGCCCCCCAAACATGGCACGTACCCCACTCCTTCTGGATGGAGGCCACCACAAG atccccctcctgcctttccatatTTTGTACGGCGGTCCCGCATGCACAACATTCCTGTCTACAGAAAAATGACCCATGGCTGCAGAAAGTTGACAGTTATCAGGAAGATTGAAGGTGACATTTGG GCCCTTGAGAAGGAAGTGAAGGAATTCCTCACAGAGCTCTCTGGAAAGACACCACCCACCCAAGTCAATGAAATCGCCTGTTTCATTCTCATCAAAGGTTATTTTGATGAGGAACTGAAGAAGTGGCTGATGGACAAAGGCTTTTAA
- the MRPL49 gene encoding 39S ribosomal protein L49, mitochondrial isoform X1 has protein sequence MAALVLARIGLSRAQLLGGPRQRLLSLAVAHLSQESAELSHGNLQYPGIVESTEEYRFVERLIPPTRVPEPPKHGTYPTPSGWRPPQDPPPAFPYFVRRSRMHNIPVYRKMTHGCRKLTVIRKIEGDIWALEKEVKEFLTELSGKTPPTQVNEIACFILIKGYFDEELKKWLMDKGF, from the exons ATGGCGGCCCTTGTCTTAGCCAGAATTGGGCTGAGCAGGGCTCAGTTGCTAGGAGGACCAAGGCAACGGTTGCTGTCTCTGGCGGTGGCCCATCTG AGCCAGGAGTCAGCTGAACTCAGCCATGGAAACTTACAGTATCCAGGGATTGTTGAATCTACTGAGGAATATAGATTTGTGGAGAGGCTCATACCTCCCACCAGAGTACCTGAGCCCCCCAAACATGGCACGTACCCCACTCCTTCTGGATGGAGGCCACCACAAG atccccctcctgcctttccatatTTTGTACGGCGGTCCCGCATGCACAACATTCCTGTCTACAGAAAAATGACCCATGGCTGCAGAAAGTTGACAGTTATCAGGAAGATTGAAGGTGACATTTGG GCCCTTGAGAAGGAAGTGAAGGAATTCCTCACAGAGCTCTCTGGAAAGACACCACCCACCCAAGTCAATGAAATCGCCTGTTTCATTCTCATCAAAGGTTATTTTGATGAGGAACTGAAGAAGTGGCTGATGGACAAAGGCTTTTAA
- the MRPL49 gene encoding 39S ribosomal protein L49, mitochondrial isoform X2 produces MAIPRGVFKSQESAELSHGNLQYPGIVESTEEYRFVERLIPPTRVPEPPKHGTYPTPSGWRPPQDPPPAFPYFVRRSRMHNIPVYRKMTHGCRKLTVIRKIEGDIWALEKEVKEFLTELSGKTPPTQVNEIACFILIKGYFDEELKKWLMDKGF; encoded by the exons ATGGCGATCCCTcgaggggttttcaag AGCCAGGAGTCAGCTGAACTCAGCCATGGAAACTTACAGTATCCAGGGATTGTTGAATCTACTGAGGAATATAGATTTGTGGAGAGGCTCATACCTCCCACCAGAGTACCTGAGCCCCCCAAACATGGCACGTACCCCACTCCTTCTGGATGGAGGCCACCACAAG atccccctcctgcctttccatatTTTGTACGGCGGTCCCGCATGCACAACATTCCTGTCTACAGAAAAATGACCCATGGCTGCAGAAAGTTGACAGTTATCAGGAAGATTGAAGGTGACATTTGG GCCCTTGAGAAGGAAGTGAAGGAATTCCTCACAGAGCTCTCTGGAAAGACACCACCCACCCAAGTCAATGAAATCGCCTGTTTCATTCTCATCAAAGGTTATTTTGATGAGGAACTGAAGAAGTGGCTGATGGACAAAGGCTTTTAA
- the LOC129337333 gene encoding zinc finger HIT domain-containing protein 2-like: MDATGSSPAADPCCGLCLAERAPYTCPRCHLRFCSVPCYREHGSCAQDFQRRELQILLQGQREDPASQRRLREALLRLQDLREPGDADTQLGLDPSVEQELWEQLSPEQRKCFQRLLNSGEISALLPPWKPWWTGGSRGAVLVQELGEPSETLHTPLQQPAPSQCTGALQRPHTPVPLQETFQSPPQPADASNPVPAVPGVIAPLLSLTRSPVSPLVCFQLPNVLYAYAYSLALYNGDVEEDQLLPEFCETVLDVSGALGAKQGFSSTAEALQAALQAITTGRYPECLLGNAGVMAAVAQILMGECQAKQKGYSLAALAHLSRLLSKGKRRMPVGDQPRLYAAKKKCAFLLSWVNDNEGELTLLAMEVQREYKAHLDAVKEVGAVTQELEKMWGAKVPPPKKPLIEELD, encoded by the coding sequence ATGGATGCCACAGGTTCGAGCCCCGCGGCCGACCCTTGCTGCGGGTTGTGCCTAGCGGAGCGGGCTCCTTACACCTGCCCGCGCTGCCACCTGCGTTTCTGCTCCGTGCCCTGCTACCGGGAGCACGGCTCTTGCGCCCAGGACTTCCAGCGCCGGGAGCTGCAAATCCTGCTCCAGGGCCAGCGGGAGGATCCGGCCTCTCAACGCCGCTTGAGGGAGGCCCTCCTCCGGTTGCAGGACCTACGCGAGCCCGGGGATGCGGATACCCAGCTAGGCCTCGATCCCAGTGTGGAGCAAGAGCTGTGGGAGCAACTGAGCCCTGAGCAGAGGAAGTGTTTCCAGAGGTTACTGAACAGTGGGGAGATCTCGGCTCTCTTGCCGCCTTGGAAACCTTGGTGGACGGGGGGCAGCCGTGGGGCAGTGCTGGTTCAGGAACTGGGGGAGCCCTCTGAGACCCTCCACACCCCTTTGCAACAACCGGCACCCTCCCAGTGCACTGGGGCCTTGCAGCGCCCACACACTCCAGTGCCTTTGCAAGAGACTTTCCAGAGCCCTCCACAGCCAGCGGATGCATCGAACCCAGTGCCAGCGGTGCCCGGGGTCATCGCACCTTTGCTCAGCCTGACCCGTTCGCCTGTCTCCCCCCTGGTTTGCTTCCAGCTGCCCAACGTGCTATACGCCTATGCCTATTCCCTGGCGCTTTATAACGGGGATGTGGAGGAAGATCAGCTGCTCCCTGAGTTTTGTGAGACAGTTCTGGATGTCTCGGGTGCCCTGGGGGCCAAGCAAGGCTTCAGCTCCACCGCAGAGGCTCTGCAGGCCGCCCTGCAGGCCATAACCACAGGGCGATACCCTGAATGCCTGCTGGGCAATGCTGGAGTGATGGCAGCTGTGGCCCAGATCTTAATGGGGGAATGCCAAGCCAAGCAAAAGGGGTACAGCTTGGCTGCCCTTGCCCACCTTTCCAGGTTGCTGAGCAAGGGCAAGAGGCGGATGCCCGTTGGGGATCAACCCAGGCTGTATGCTGCCAAGAAAAAGTGTGCATTTCTTTTGTCCTGGGTGAATGATAATGAAGGGGAGTTAACCCTCCTGGCCATGGAAGTGCAGAGGGAATACAAGGCCCATTTGGACGCAGTCAAGGAGGTGGGAGCTGTCACCCAGGAACTGGAGAAGATGTGGGGGGCCAAAGTGcctccccccaaaaagccctTGATAGAAGAATTGGATTGA